Proteins from a genomic interval of Burkholderia cepacia GG4:
- the glmU gene encoding bifunctional UDP-N-acetylglucosamine diphosphorylase/glucosamine-1-phosphate N-acetyltransferase GlmU, giving the protein MNIVILAAGTGKRMRSALPKVLHPLAGRPLLSHVIATARTLQPSRLVVVVGHGAEQVQAAVAAPDVQFALQAEQLGTGHAVRQALPLLDPAQPTLVLYGDVPLTRASTLQRLVDAAREGRYGILTVTLDDPTGYGRIVRDASGFVTRIVEQKDASPEQLKIAEINTGIIITPTAQLSMWLGALRNENAQGEYYLTDVVELAIEAGFEIVTSQPDEEWETLGVNSKAQLAELERIHQRNVADALLVDGVTLADPARLDVRGTLRCGRDVSIDVNCVFEGNVTLADNVTIGANCVIRNASIGAGTRIDAFTHIDGAELGANTVIGPYARLRPGAQLADEAHVGNFVEVKNAVIGHGSKANHLTYIGDADIGARVNIGAGTITCNYDGANKFRTVIEDDVFVGSDTQLVAPVRVGRGVTIAAGTTVWKDVAEGVLALNEKTQVAKSGYVRPVKKKN; this is encoded by the coding sequence ATGAATATCGTGATTTTGGCGGCAGGCACCGGCAAGCGCATGCGTTCCGCGCTGCCGAAAGTGCTCCATCCCCTGGCCGGCAGGCCGCTCCTCTCCCACGTCATCGCCACCGCGCGCACGCTGCAGCCGTCGCGGCTCGTCGTCGTCGTCGGTCATGGCGCCGAGCAGGTCCAGGCCGCCGTCGCCGCGCCCGACGTCCAGTTCGCGTTGCAGGCCGAGCAGCTCGGCACCGGCCATGCAGTGCGCCAGGCGCTGCCGCTGCTCGATCCCGCGCAACCGACGCTGGTGCTGTACGGCGACGTGCCGCTCACCCGCGCATCGACGCTGCAGCGTCTCGTCGACGCCGCGCGCGAGGGCCGCTACGGGATTCTGACCGTCACGCTCGACGATCCGACCGGTTACGGCCGCATCGTGCGCGACGCGTCCGGCTTCGTCACGCGCATCGTCGAACAGAAGGATGCGTCGCCCGAGCAGCTGAAGATCGCCGAGATCAACACCGGCATCATCATCACGCCCACGGCGCAGCTGTCGATGTGGCTCGGCGCGCTGAGGAACGAGAACGCGCAGGGCGAGTACTACCTGACCGATGTCGTCGAACTCGCGATCGAGGCCGGCTTCGAGATCGTCACGTCGCAGCCCGACGAAGAGTGGGAAACGCTCGGCGTGAACAGCAAGGCGCAGCTCGCGGAGCTCGAGCGCATCCACCAGCGCAACGTCGCGGATGCGCTGCTCGTCGACGGCGTCACGCTCGCCGATCCGGCGCGCCTCGACGTGCGCGGCACGCTGCGCTGCGGCCGCGACGTCTCGATCGACGTGAACTGCGTGTTCGAAGGCAATGTGACGCTCGCCGACAACGTGACGATCGGCGCGAACTGCGTGATCCGCAATGCGTCGATCGGCGCGGGCACGCGCATCGACGCGTTCACGCACATCGACGGCGCCGAACTCGGCGCGAACACCGTGATCGGCCCGTACGCGCGGCTGCGCCCGGGCGCGCAGCTCGCGGACGAAGCGCACGTCGGCAACTTCGTCGAGGTGAAGAACGCGGTGATCGGCCACGGCTCGAAGGCGAACCACCTGACGTACATCGGCGACGCCGACATCGGCGCGCGCGTGAACATCGGCGCGGGCACGATCACCTGCAACTACGACGGCGCGAACAAGTTCCGCACCGTCATCGAAGACGACGTGTTCGTCGGTTCGGACACGCAGCTCGTCGCGCCGGTGCGCGTCGGCCGCGGCGTGACGATCGCGGCGGGCACGACGGTATGGAAGGACGTCGCCGAGGGCGTCCTCGCATTGAACGAGAAGACGCAGGTCGCGAAAAGCGGCTACGTCCGCCCGGTCAAGAAGAAAAATTAA
- a CDS encoding DUF2905 domain-containing protein, producing MLRWLMASFVAVMILQRCWPWLGKLGIGRMPGDVTLTLGGRRYPFPFMSTLVLTMLVSLVARLL from the coding sequence ATGCTGCGCTGGCTGATGGCGTCGTTCGTCGCGGTGATGATCCTGCAGCGCTGCTGGCCGTGGCTCGGCAAGCTCGGCATCGGGCGGATGCCGGGCGACGTCACGCTGACGCTCGGCGGGCGGCGCTACCCGTTCCCGTTCATGTCGACGCTGGTGCTGACGATGCTGGTGTCGCTGGTGGCGCGGCTGCTCTGA
- a CDS encoding AGE family epimerase/isomerase, translating into MNMPPVQSRTATPANHAQAAPFVASFRDPSFLLSHVEDTLRFYATNAFDPTGGFYHYFRDDGSIYNRTSRHLVSSCRFVFNYAMAYRHFGDPRHLDYARHGLRFLRDAHWDDDLQGYDWELEWRDGAKRATLDGTRHCYGLAFVLLAAAHATMAGIDEARALIASTYELAEHRFWDAAAGLYADDATPNWMVSSYRGQNANMHMTEALLAAYEATGHLTYLDRAEKLATHITQRQAALSGGLVWEHYHADWSVDWDYNKEDSSNIFRPWGFQPGHQTEWAKLLLLLERHRPLDWLVPRAAELFDAALTHAWDADHGGLCYGFGPDFTICDHNKYFWVQAETFAAAAMLGARTGSERFWDWYDEIWRYSWAHFVDHRYGAWFRILTCDNRKYSDEKSPAGKTDYHTMGACYDVLATLARAARSEPTQ; encoded by the coding sequence ATGAACATGCCCCCGGTCCAATCCCGCACGGCCACGCCGGCCAACCACGCGCAAGCGGCGCCGTTCGTCGCGAGCTTCCGCGACCCGTCGTTCCTGCTGTCGCACGTCGAAGACACGCTGCGCTTCTACGCGACGAACGCGTTCGACCCGACGGGCGGCTTCTACCACTACTTCCGCGACGACGGCAGCATCTACAACCGCACGTCGCGGCACCTGGTCAGCAGCTGCCGGTTCGTCTTCAACTACGCGATGGCGTACCGGCATTTCGGCGATCCGCGCCATCTCGACTACGCACGCCACGGGCTGCGCTTCCTGCGCGACGCGCACTGGGACGACGACCTGCAGGGCTACGACTGGGAGCTCGAATGGCGCGACGGCGCGAAGCGCGCGACGCTCGACGGCACGCGCCACTGCTACGGGCTCGCGTTCGTGCTGCTGGCCGCCGCGCACGCGACGATGGCCGGCATCGACGAAGCACGCGCGCTGATCGCGTCGACCTACGAGCTCGCCGAACACCGCTTCTGGGATGCGGCCGCGGGCCTCTACGCAGACGACGCGACGCCGAACTGGATGGTGTCGTCGTACCGCGGCCAGAACGCGAACATGCACATGACCGAAGCGCTGCTCGCGGCCTACGAGGCGACCGGCCACCTCACCTACCTCGACCGCGCGGAAAAGCTCGCGACCCACATCACGCAGCGCCAGGCCGCGCTGTCGGGCGGCCTCGTGTGGGAGCACTACCATGCGGACTGGTCGGTCGACTGGGACTACAACAAGGAAGACAGCTCGAACATCTTCCGTCCGTGGGGCTTCCAGCCGGGACACCAGACCGAATGGGCGAAGCTGCTGCTGCTCCTCGAACGGCACCGCCCGCTCGACTGGCTCGTGCCGCGCGCGGCCGAACTCTTCGACGCGGCGCTCACGCACGCGTGGGACGCCGATCACGGCGGCCTGTGCTACGGCTTCGGCCCCGACTTCACGATCTGCGACCACAACAAGTATTTCTGGGTGCAGGCGGAAACCTTCGCGGCGGCCGCGATGCTCGGCGCGCGCACCGGCAGCGAGCGCTTCTGGGACTGGTACGACGAGATCTGGCGCTATAGCTGGGCACATTTCGTCGATCACCGCTACGGCGCGTGGTTCCGGATCCTCACCTGCGACAACCGCAAGTACAGCGACGAAAAGAGCCCGGCCGGCAAGACCGACTATCACACGATGGGCGCGTGCTACGACGTGCTCGCGACCCTGGCACGCGCGGCGCGCAGCGAGCCGACCCAATGA
- a CDS encoding dihydroneopterin aldolase: protein MFSALLHPRLADCRRLYLRDYEVHINIGAFEHEKRGEQRVVINVDLFVPLALSTPVDDRLHEVVDYDLMKQSVAQCLARGHIHLQETLCDAIAANLLTHDAVRAVRVCTEKPDAYPDCDAVGVEVFRIKDEERA from the coding sequence ATGTTTTCCGCTCTCCTGCACCCCCGCCTCGCGGACTGCCGCAGGCTCTACCTGCGCGACTACGAGGTGCACATCAACATCGGGGCCTTCGAACACGAGAAGCGCGGCGAGCAGCGCGTCGTCATCAACGTCGACCTGTTCGTGCCGCTCGCGCTGTCCACCCCCGTCGACGACCGGCTGCATGAAGTCGTCGACTACGACCTGATGAAGCAGAGCGTCGCGCAGTGCCTGGCGCGCGGCCACATCCACCTGCAGGAAACGCTGTGCGACGCGATCGCCGCGAACCTGCTGACGCACGACGCCGTGCGCGCGGTACGCGTCTGTACCGAGAAACCGGACGCCTATCCGGACTGCGACGCCGTCGGCGTCGAAGTCTTTCGCATCAAGGACGAGGAGCGCGCATGA
- a CDS encoding SDR family oxidoreductase, with protein MTVSADTSPPRIALVAGALGSAADAASIGRALATGFARRGWDVALQRSPGVAPAAADALVAAVAALGRRAAVLDADLALEADAAALVAACGAALGRPGCVVFVSACADTDDAHTVDGASLAGALARNVTAPLALARALADATPDAARNDETLRACAIHVLDQALFHPAPAQLSHALMQAALNRATSALALALAPKVRVAALVRGRAPHADDIAAAACYLASAPGVTGATLTVDGGEHLVPPAAGPND; from the coding sequence ATGACCGTTTCAGCCGATACGTCGCCCCCGCGCATCGCGCTCGTCGCTGGCGCGCTCGGCAGCGCGGCCGACGCCGCGTCGATCGGCCGTGCGCTCGCGACAGGATTCGCGCGGCGCGGCTGGGACGTCGCGCTGCAGCGCAGCCCCGGCGTGGCGCCCGCAGCCGCCGACGCGCTCGTCGCCGCAGTCGCCGCACTGGGCCGCCGCGCGGCCGTGCTCGACGCCGATCTGGCCCTGGAAGCCGACGCGGCCGCGCTCGTCGCCGCCTGCGGTGCGGCGCTCGGCCGGCCCGGCTGCGTGGTGTTCGTGAGCGCGTGCGCCGACACCGACGACGCGCACACGGTGGACGGCGCGTCGCTCGCCGGCGCGCTCGCGCGCAACGTGACGGCGCCGCTCGCACTGGCCCGTGCGCTCGCCGATGCGACGCCCGACGCCGCGCGCAACGACGAAACGCTGCGGGCATGCGCGATCCACGTGCTGGATCAGGCCCTGTTTCACCCGGCGCCTGCGCAGTTGTCGCACGCGCTGATGCAGGCCGCGCTGAACCGCGCGACTTCCGCGCTGGCGCTGGCGCTGGCGCCGAAGGTGCGGGTCGCGGCGCTGGTGCGCGGCCGCGCGCCGCACGCCGACGACATCGCGGCGGCGGCCTGCTATCTCGCGAGCGCGCCCGGCGTCACGGGCGCGACGCTGACCGTCGACGGCGGCGAGCACCTCGTGCCGCCCGCCGCCGGCCCGAATGACTGA
- a CDS encoding EAL domain-containing protein — MPAPHPDSAAAPTTRLIAQRALAAVFQPIVDLGSGTVVGYEGLIRGPRGTELEPPAALFAQAARDGTTVALEQAAALTCLDAFAALGCAGKLFLNFSAGTILQLARERERARQLLCRARIGAERIVIELTEQTALPDVARIGPAVASLRDAGIQFALDDYGTANASMNLWLRLHPDVVKIDRFFIHDIARDPLKFEAVRAMQHFAHASGAQLIAEGIENECDLIVVRDMGICCVQGFLLGRPNARPSPVVAPAARDAIRTPHIAVFPGATRTARPAGTIAAKMLVAAPALPRDATSNDVLDLFNRMPDLHAVALVERGRPVALVNRHGFIDRFALPYHREVFGKKPCLQFANDAPLMIDNATPVEQLAMLLATHDQRYLADGFVITEHGRYVGLGTGESLVRAVTEMRIEAARYANPLTFLPGNIPISAHIDRLLARDAGFHACYVDLNQFKPFNDQYGYWQGDEVLKFAATVLAGVCDPQRDFLGHVGGDDFLVLFQRDDWLTRATDAIARFNDGAQRFYTQADRLAGGLHGEDRHGNPAFFSFVTMAIGAVGVPAGAHRAMRYGSDEIASVAALAKRRAKQQPDGLAVVDLDAGRAALRDRGEPPHAAGG, encoded by the coding sequence ATGCCCGCGCCTCACCCCGACTCCGCTGCTGCCCCCACGACGCGCCTGATCGCGCAGCGCGCGCTCGCCGCCGTGTTCCAGCCGATCGTCGACCTCGGGTCGGGCACGGTCGTCGGCTACGAAGGGCTGATCCGCGGCCCGCGCGGCACCGAGCTCGAGCCGCCCGCCGCGCTGTTCGCGCAGGCTGCCCGCGACGGCACGACCGTCGCGCTCGAACAGGCGGCCGCGCTCACCTGCCTCGACGCGTTCGCGGCGCTCGGCTGCGCCGGCAAGCTGTTCCTCAACTTCAGCGCCGGCACGATCCTGCAACTCGCGCGCGAACGCGAGCGCGCGCGGCAGCTGCTCTGCCGTGCGCGGATCGGCGCCGAGCGCATCGTGATCGAGCTGACCGAGCAGACCGCGCTGCCGGACGTCGCGCGCATCGGGCCGGCGGTCGCGTCGCTGCGTGACGCAGGCATCCAGTTCGCGCTCGACGACTACGGCACCGCGAACGCGAGCATGAACCTGTGGCTGCGCCTGCATCCCGACGTCGTGAAGATCGATCGCTTCTTCATTCACGACATCGCGCGCGATCCGCTCAAGTTCGAGGCCGTCAGGGCGATGCAGCATTTCGCGCACGCGAGCGGCGCGCAGCTGATCGCGGAAGGGATCGAGAACGAATGCGACCTGATCGTCGTGCGCGACATGGGCATCTGCTGCGTACAGGGCTTCCTGCTCGGCCGGCCGAACGCGCGACCGTCGCCGGTCGTCGCGCCGGCCGCGCGCGACGCGATCCGCACCCCGCACATCGCGGTGTTTCCCGGTGCGACGCGCACCGCGCGGCCGGCCGGCACGATCGCCGCGAAGATGCTGGTCGCCGCGCCGGCGCTGCCGCGCGATGCGACCAGCAACGACGTGCTCGACCTGTTCAACCGGATGCCCGACCTGCATGCGGTCGCGCTCGTCGAACGCGGGCGGCCGGTCGCGCTCGTGAATCGGCACGGCTTCATCGACCGTTTCGCGCTGCCGTACCACCGTGAGGTGTTCGGCAAGAAGCCGTGCCTGCAGTTCGCGAACGACGCGCCGCTGATGATCGACAATGCGACGCCGGTCGAGCAGCTGGCGATGCTGCTCGCGACCCACGACCAGCGCTATCTAGCAGACGGCTTCGTGATCACCGAACACGGCCGCTACGTCGGGCTCGGCACCGGCGAGAGCCTCGTGCGCGCGGTGACCGAGATGCGCATCGAGGCCGCGCGCTACGCGAATCCGCTGACGTTCCTGCCCGGCAACATCCCGATCAGCGCGCATATCGACCGCCTGCTGGCGCGCGACGCCGGCTTCCACGCGTGCTACGTCGACCTGAACCAGTTCAAGCCGTTCAACGACCAGTACGGCTACTGGCAGGGCGACGAGGTGCTGAAGTTCGCCGCGACGGTGCTGGCCGGCGTGTGCGATCCGCAGCGCGACTTTCTCGGGCACGTCGGCGGCGACGATTTCCTCGTGCTGTTCCAGCGCGACGACTGGCTCACGCGCGCGACCGACGCGATCGCACGCTTCAACGACGGCGCGCAGCGCTTCTACACGCAGGCCGACCGGCTGGCGGGCGGGCTGCACGGCGAGGACCGCCATGGCAACCCCGCGTTCTTCAGCTTCGTGACGATGGCGATCGGCGCGGTCGGCGTGCCGGCCGGCGCGCACCGCGCGATGCGCTACGGCAGCGACGAAATCGCGTCGGTCGCGGCGCTCGCGAAGCGGCGCGCGAAACAGCAGCCGGACGGGCTCGCGGTCGTCGATCTGGACGCGGGGCGAGCCGCGCTGCGCGATCGCGGCGAGCCGCCGCACGCGGCGGGCGGCTGA
- a CDS encoding carbohydrate kinase family protein, whose amino-acid sequence MSGRTFPAFVSAGDILTDMVRAGDAQWTSVPGGAGWNVARAVARLGVPSALAGSIGEDCFSDVLWRTSEAAGLDLRFLQRVPRAPLLAIVHETRPPAYFFIGDASADLAFDPARLPAGWTDHVQWAHFGCISLVREPLAGTLVALAADLHARGVKISFDPNYRNLMTAAYRPTLEKMAGLADLIKVSDEDLRHLFGGDGPDAVAAVRALNPRAAVLVTRGAQAATLYADGDVHEASPPRVEVVDTVGAGDASIGGMLFSLMAAPQRSWRAHLEFALAAGAAACRHTGAHAPTLDEVVALLER is encoded by the coding sequence ATGAGCGGCCGCACGTTTCCGGCTTTCGTGTCGGCGGGCGACATCCTGACCGACATGGTGCGCGCGGGCGACGCGCAGTGGACCTCGGTGCCGGGCGGCGCCGGCTGGAACGTCGCGCGCGCGGTCGCGCGGCTCGGCGTGCCGAGCGCGCTCGCGGGCTCGATCGGCGAGGACTGTTTCTCGGACGTGCTGTGGCGCACCAGCGAGGCAGCCGGGCTCGACCTGCGCTTCCTGCAGCGCGTCCCGCGTGCACCGCTGCTCGCGATCGTCCACGAGACGCGGCCGCCCGCGTACTTCTTCATCGGCGACGCGAGCGCGGATCTCGCGTTCGACCCGGCGCGGCTGCCGGCCGGCTGGACCGACCACGTGCAATGGGCGCACTTCGGCTGCATCAGTCTCGTGCGCGAACCGCTCGCGGGCACGCTTGTCGCGCTCGCGGCCGACCTGCACGCGCGCGGCGTGAAGATCAGCTTCGATCCGAACTACCGGAACCTGATGACGGCCGCGTACCGGCCGACGCTGGAGAAGATGGCCGGTCTCGCCGACCTGATCAAGGTGTCCGACGAGGACCTGCGCCACCTGTTCGGCGGCGACGGCCCCGACGCGGTCGCGGCGGTGCGTGCGCTGAACCCGCGCGCTGCTGTGCTCGTCACGCGCGGCGCGCAGGCGGCGACGCTCTACGCGGACGGCGACGTGCACGAGGCCAGCCCGCCGCGCGTCGAGGTGGTCGACACCGTCGGCGCGGGCGACGCGTCGATCGGCGGCATGCTGTTCAGCCTGATGGCCGCGCCGCAACGGTCGTGGCGCGCGCATCTCGAATTCGCGCTCGCGGCGGGCGCCGCCGCGTGCCGGCATACGGGTGCGCACGCGCCGACGCTCGACGAGGTCGTGGCGCTGCTCGAACGGTGA
- a CDS encoding LacI family DNA-binding transcriptional regulator, with product MGTTIRDVARAAEVSIGTVSRALKNQPGLSEATRARIVEIAQRLGYDPAQLRPRIRRLTFLLHRQHNRFPASPFFSHVLHGVEDACRERGIVPTLLTVGPNDDVLRQMRPHAPDAIAVAGFIEPETIEALAATGRPLVLIDLWAPGLRSVNIDNATGAALAMRHLLAIGRSRIAFIGGSAAHYSIAQRAIGYRRAFFEAGRLFDPAYEVTIDAGLDPDTGAARAMQQLLDAPGPRPDAVFAYNDAAALAAQRVCIARGVRIPEDIAIVGFDDIPAAAHANPPLTTLAVDKEALGRRGVELLLAEAPERTEISLPVELIVRASSQPAGSPALDTATVTES from the coding sequence ATGGGCACCACCATTCGCGACGTAGCGCGGGCGGCAGAGGTCTCGATCGGCACCGTCTCCCGCGCGCTGAAAAACCAGCCGGGCCTGTCCGAGGCCACGCGGGCGCGCATCGTCGAGATCGCGCAGCGGCTCGGCTACGACCCGGCCCAGTTGCGGCCGCGCATCCGCCGGCTCACCTTCCTGCTGCACCGGCAGCACAACCGCTTTCCCGCCAGCCCGTTCTTCTCGCACGTGCTGCACGGCGTCGAGGATGCGTGCCGCGAGCGCGGCATCGTGCCGACGCTGCTCACCGTCGGCCCGAACGACGACGTGCTGCGCCAGATGCGCCCGCACGCGCCCGACGCGATCGCGGTGGCCGGCTTCATCGAGCCCGAAACGATCGAGGCGCTCGCCGCGACCGGCCGCCCGCTCGTGCTGATCGACCTGTGGGCGCCCGGGCTGCGTTCGGTGAACATCGACAACGCGACGGGCGCAGCGCTCGCGATGCGCCACCTGCTCGCCATCGGCCGCTCGCGGATCGCGTTCATCGGCGGCTCGGCCGCGCACTACAGCATCGCGCAGCGCGCGATCGGCTACCGTCGCGCGTTCTTCGAAGCGGGGCGACTGTTCGATCCTGCGTACGAAGTGACGATCGACGCCGGGCTCGACCCCGACACCGGCGCCGCGCGCGCGATGCAGCAGCTGCTCGATGCGCCGGGGCCGCGCCCGGACGCCGTGTTCGCGTACAACGACGCCGCCGCGCTGGCCGCGCAGCGCGTGTGCATCGCGCGCGGCGTGCGGATTCCGGAAGACATCGCGATCGTCGGCTTCGACGACATCCCGGCCGCCGCGCATGCGAACCCGCCGCTCACGACGCTCGCTGTCGACAAGGAAGCGCTCGGCCGCCGCGGCGTCGAACTGCTGCTCGCGGAAGCGCCCGAACGCACCGAGATCTCCCTGCCCGTCGAGCTGATCGTGCGGGCCAGCAGCCAGCCCGCCGGCTCACCGGCGCTCGATACCGCCACGGTCACCGAATCATGA
- the ttcA gene encoding tRNA 2-thiocytidine(32) synthetase TtcA produces MNAPHMNDTAADGAAIEATVAEPGRRVLTRREQKEAYENNKLFKRIVRQVGQAIGDYNMIEQGDKVMVCLSGGKDSYAMLDVLLRLRERAPIDFDIVAVNLDQKQPGFPEHVLPEYLTQVGVPFHIENQDTYSIVKRLVPEGKTTCSLCSRLRRGILYRVAGELGATKIALGHHRDDILQTLLLNMFYGGKLKGMPPKLQSDDGKNVVIRPLAYVKETDLEKYAELREFPIIPCNLCGSQPNLKRAEMKALIREWDKRFPGRVDNMFSALSNVVPSHLMDTTQFPFASLRATGVADPQGDIAFDEEPCASGDAAAAPGAAQPISIVQFDDL; encoded by the coding sequence ATGAACGCCCCCCACATGAATGACACGGCGGCCGATGGCGCCGCCATCGAAGCCACCGTCGCCGAACCCGGCCGCCGCGTGCTGACGCGCCGCGAGCAGAAGGAAGCGTACGAGAACAACAAGCTGTTCAAGCGGATCGTGCGCCAGGTCGGCCAGGCGATCGGCGACTACAACATGATCGAGCAAGGCGACAAGGTGATGGTGTGCCTGTCGGGCGGCAAGGACAGCTATGCGATGCTCGACGTGCTGCTGCGCCTGCGCGAGCGCGCGCCGATCGACTTCGACATCGTCGCGGTCAACCTCGACCAGAAGCAGCCGGGCTTCCCCGAGCACGTGCTGCCGGAGTACCTGACGCAGGTCGGCGTGCCGTTCCACATCGAGAACCAGGACACCTACAGCATCGTCAAGCGGCTCGTGCCCGAAGGCAAGACGACCTGCTCGCTGTGCTCGCGGCTGCGCCGCGGGATCCTGTACCGCGTGGCCGGCGAGCTCGGCGCGACCAAGATCGCGCTCGGCCACCACCGCGACGACATCCTGCAGACGCTGCTGCTCAACATGTTCTACGGCGGCAAGCTGAAGGGGATGCCGCCGAAGCTGCAGTCGGACGACGGCAAGAACGTCGTGATCCGCCCGCTCGCGTACGTGAAGGAAACCGATCTCGAGAAATACGCGGAACTGCGCGAATTCCCGATCATCCCGTGCAACCTGTGCGGCAGCCAGCCGAACCTGAAGCGCGCGGAAATGAAGGCGCTGATCCGTGAATGGGACAAGCGCTTCCCGGGCCGCGTCGACAACATGTTCAGCGCGCTCTCGAACGTCGTGCCGTCGCACCTGATGGATACGACCCAGTTCCCGTTCGCGTCGCTGCGCGCGACAGGCGTTGCCGACCCGCAGGGCGACATCGCGTTCGACGAGGAACCGTGCGCATCGGGTGACGCCGCCGCGGCGCCGGGCGCCGCGCAACCGATCTCGATCGTCCAGTTCGACGACCTGTAA
- a CDS encoding class I SAM-dependent methyltransferase, translating into MNPKAHEPASLPAPGPDALAQSETLAAQLRDEIAAAGGWLPFDRFMERALYAPGLGYYSGGARKFGRRADDGSDFVTAPELSPLFAQTLANPVADALAASGTRRVMEFGAGTGKLAAGLLAALDALGVELDDYLIVDLSGELRERQRDTIAAAAPALAGKVRWLDALPERFEGVVVGNEVLDAMPVRLFSKAGGAWLERGVALDARHAFVFDDRPAGPAGLPPVLAGLDVDDGYLTETHEAALAFTRTVCTMLARGAVLLVDYGFPAHEFYHPQRDRGTLMCHYRHHAHDDPFLYPGLQDITAHVEFTGIYDAGIATGADLLGYTSQARFLLNAGITDALAAIDPSDIHQFLPAANAVQKLISEAEMGELFKVIAFSRGIDGTLDAFARGDRSHVL; encoded by the coding sequence ATGAACCCGAAAGCTCACGAACCCGCTAGTTTACCTGCTCCCGGCCCTGACGCGCTCGCGCAGTCCGAAACCCTCGCCGCGCAACTGCGCGACGAGATCGCGGCGGCCGGCGGCTGGCTGCCGTTCGACCGCTTCATGGAGCGTGCGCTGTACGCGCCCGGCCTCGGCTATTACAGCGGCGGCGCGCGCAAGTTCGGGCGCCGCGCCGACGACGGCAGCGACTTCGTGACGGCGCCCGAGCTGTCGCCGCTGTTTGCGCAGACGCTCGCGAATCCCGTCGCGGACGCGCTCGCGGCGAGCGGTACGCGCCGCGTGATGGAATTCGGCGCAGGCACGGGCAAGCTCGCGGCCGGGCTGCTCGCCGCGCTCGATGCACTCGGTGTCGAGCTCGACGACTACCTGATCGTCGACCTGTCCGGCGAACTGCGCGAACGGCAGCGCGACACGATCGCGGCCGCCGCGCCGGCGCTGGCCGGGAAGGTGCGCTGGCTCGATGCGTTGCCCGAGCGCTTCGAGGGCGTGGTGGTCGGCAACGAAGTGCTCGACGCGATGCCGGTGCGGCTGTTCTCGAAGGCGGGCGGTGCCTGGCTCGAGCGCGGCGTCGCGCTCGACGCACGGCACGCGTTCGTGTTCGACGACCGGCCCGCCGGGCCGGCCGGGCTGCCGCCGGTGCTCGCGGGGCTCGACGTCGACGACGGCTACCTGACCGAGACGCATGAAGCCGCGCTCGCGTTCACGCGCACCGTGTGCACGATGCTCGCGCGCGGCGCGGTGCTGCTGGTCGACTACGGCTTTCCCGCGCACGAGTTCTACCATCCGCAGCGCGACCGCGGCACGCTCATGTGCCACTACCGCCACCATGCGCACGACGACCCGTTCCTGTACCCGGGCCTGCAGGACATTACCGCGCACGTCGAATTCACTGGCATCTACGACGCGGGCATCGCCACCGGCGCGGACCTGCTCGGCTACACGTCGCAGGCGCGCTTCCTGCTGAACGCGGGCATTACCGACGCGCTGGCCGCGATCGATCCGTCCGACATCCACCAGTTCCTGCCGGCCGCGAACGCGGTGCAGAAGCTGATCTCGGAAGCCGAGATGGGCGAGCTGTTCAAGGTGATCGCGTTCTCGCGCGGGATCGACGGCACGCTCGACGCATTCGCGCGCGGCGACCGCTCGCACGTACTCTGA